Proteins from a genomic interval of Vreelandella profundi:
- the rsgA gene encoding small ribosomal subunit biogenesis GTPase RsgA: protein MSKRKLSRQQQWRVDKVQAERAQRAEKRDVQDAEKLSAGEYGAEQPGRVVAHFGRTLEVRNSDNEPVRCHLRANLDGLVTGDRVIWRAGQEGSGVVVAREERDSVLKRPDARGLLKPVAANIDQLLIVFAVEPAPHANLIDRYLVAAEATGITPVLVLNKTDLLPEDGGELGKLLERYRALGYPVVRTTTATETGLDELRSQLEGRTSVFVGQSGVGKSSLIDLLLPDETLRIGALSEDSRKGTHTTTTARLYTMSREEVADGDLIDSPGIREFGLIHLNEQEVTDGFIEFHAFIGHCRFRDCRHRAEPGCALLEAVEAGKIHPARFASYRRILDSLDG from the coding sequence ATGAGCAAACGCAAATTAAGTCGCCAGCAGCAGTGGCGAGTCGACAAGGTTCAGGCGGAACGCGCCCAGCGTGCTGAAAAGCGCGATGTGCAAGACGCTGAAAAGCTTTCTGCTGGCGAATACGGTGCCGAACAACCGGGCCGAGTCGTTGCTCACTTTGGGCGCACCTTAGAGGTGCGCAATAGCGATAATGAACCGGTGCGTTGCCACTTACGCGCCAACCTAGACGGTCTGGTCACCGGTGACCGCGTGATCTGGCGCGCCGGCCAAGAAGGCTCAGGCGTTGTGGTAGCGCGAGAAGAACGCGACAGCGTACTTAAGCGCCCCGACGCCCGGGGCCTGCTAAAACCGGTTGCGGCTAACATTGATCAGCTGCTGATTGTGTTTGCTGTGGAGCCCGCGCCCCATGCTAATTTGATCGACCGCTATCTCGTCGCTGCCGAAGCCACCGGCATTACGCCAGTCTTGGTCCTCAACAAAACCGACTTACTGCCCGAGGATGGCGGCGAACTGGGCAAACTTTTGGAGCGCTACCGCGCTCTGGGCTACCCGGTCGTGCGCACCACCACCGCCACAGAGACGGGGCTTGATGAGCTGCGTAGCCAGCTTGAGGGGCGCACGTCGGTATTTGTTGGTCAGAGCGGCGTGGGCAAGTCATCGCTGATTGACCTGCTGCTGCCGGATGAAACCCTGCGCATTGGCGCGCTCTCGGAAGACTCTCGTAAAGGCACACATACCACCACGACGGCGCGCCTTTATACGATGAGCCGTGAAGAAGTGGCCGACGGTGATTTAATCGACTCACCGGGCATTCGTGAGTTTGGCCTGATTCACCTTAATGAGCAGGAAGTCACCGACGGCTTTATTGAGTTTCATGCCTTCATTGGCCACTGCCGCTTTCGTGACTGCCGTCACCGCGCCGAGCCCGGCTGCGCGCTGCTCGAAGCGGTTGAGGCCGGCAAGATTCATCCCGCCCGTTTTGCCAGCTATCGACGCATTCTTGATAGCCTGGATGGCTAA
- a CDS encoding HlyD family secretion protein encodes MSEDGKQEAHPGKKSKGKIMAVIIGLIALGALIWWGVGWWQTGRFMAETDNAYVRTDSVAVRAELSARVVEVAVHDNQTVNQGDLLIRLDDASYRDQLAQARAQQAVAAASIVQSQRQIALQQASIDQANAQVDAAEADVGQARQHLERSSSLAASNYGSRQQNEDDQTTLRVAEANLAQSRAAAVSARRQLEVAESDVTRAEANLDAAGADFDYAQHQLDKTRIVAPRAGIIGNLQVKAGALAQPSLTLLQLVPIESAYVAANFKETQLERIRIGQPVNIHLDAYPNITYQGVVDSLSPATGTEFSLLPQDNATGNFNKIVQRVPVKIRFTGPENALNLLRAGLSAVPEIDTRDLEPGNEAEFARVNSPDSTQEHSDL; translated from the coding sequence ATGTCGGAAGATGGCAAGCAAGAAGCTCATCCCGGTAAAAAATCCAAGGGCAAGATAATGGCTGTCATCATCGGCTTAATCGCGCTAGGGGCGCTGATTTGGTGGGGCGTCGGCTGGTGGCAGACCGGGCGATTCATGGCAGAAACCGACAACGCCTATGTGCGCACCGATAGCGTCGCCGTGCGTGCAGAGCTGTCGGCACGCGTCGTGGAAGTGGCCGTGCATGACAACCAAACGGTAAACCAAGGTGATCTACTCATACGTCTGGACGATGCCAGCTACCGCGACCAGCTGGCTCAAGCTAGAGCGCAACAGGCGGTGGCCGCGGCGTCAATCGTTCAGTCACAGCGTCAGATAGCCTTACAGCAGGCATCTATCGACCAGGCCAACGCCCAGGTGGATGCCGCCGAAGCCGATGTCGGCCAGGCTCGCCAGCATCTTGAACGCTCGTCTTCTCTTGCCGCCAGCAACTATGGTTCTCGCCAGCAAAACGAGGACGACCAGACCACGCTCAGGGTTGCTGAGGCCAATCTAGCCCAGAGCCGCGCCGCGGCTGTCTCGGCCAGGCGTCAGTTGGAAGTGGCCGAAAGCGACGTGACTCGCGCCGAAGCCAATCTGGATGCCGCAGGCGCCGATTTCGACTACGCCCAGCATCAGCTCGACAAAACGCGTATCGTCGCGCCGCGGGCGGGCATCATCGGCAACCTGCAGGTGAAGGCCGGCGCGCTGGCTCAGCCGTCGCTAACGCTGCTGCAGCTGGTGCCCATTGAATCAGCCTATGTGGCGGCTAACTTCAAGGAAACTCAGCTTGAGCGGATACGCATCGGTCAGCCGGTCAATATTCATTTAGATGCCTACCCGAATATCACGTATCAGGGCGTGGTCGACAGCCTGTCTCCGGCCACGGGCACTGAGTTCAGCCTGTTGCCTCAAGATAACGCTACCGGCAACTTCAATAAAATCGTGCAGCGAGTGCCCGTCAAGATTCGCTTTACCGGCCCAGAAAATGCGCTAAATCTGCTGCGTGCAGGTCTTTCGGCAGTGCCGGAAATCGACACTCGCGATCTTGAGCCAGGCAATGAAGCAGAGTTTGCCCGTGTGAATAGCCCTGACAGCACCCAGGAACACTCCGACCTATGA
- a CDS encoding TetR/AcrR family transcriptional regulator: MSLPIMKDPADSAKKTDATPTARGVARRERLLDAARDVFLEQGYAGASVNEVVARAGGSLATLYKQFGNKEGLFMAAMERHIATAWTVLEEGRRDQQAPEQVLYELGRRMLMLVFDAGVIRLVRGLAFEAERAPELGEMFLTRGPDHTRQALANYLRDQVESGRLALEEPREAAGIFMGMLLGEWHIDALLGRELRFDEAKCNARARRCVEIFLAGVTRPQA; the protein is encoded by the coding sequence ATGTCTCTTCCAATCATGAAAGATCCGGCCGATAGTGCTAAAAAAACCGATGCGACGCCGACGGCGCGCGGCGTGGCCCGTCGTGAGCGCTTGCTAGACGCGGCGCGAGATGTGTTTCTCGAGCAGGGTTATGCTGGCGCCAGTGTTAATGAGGTGGTTGCCCGTGCGGGCGGCTCATTGGCAACGCTCTACAAGCAGTTTGGTAATAAAGAGGGGCTGTTTATGGCGGCGATGGAGCGTCATATCGCTACCGCTTGGACGGTGCTAGAAGAGGGGCGGCGTGATCAGCAGGCCCCCGAGCAGGTGCTTTACGAGCTGGGCCGCCGCATGCTGATGCTGGTGTTCGATGCCGGCGTGATTCGCTTGGTGCGAGGCCTAGCGTTTGAGGCCGAGCGAGCCCCTGAACTTGGCGAGATGTTCCTGACCCGTGGCCCAGATCACACCCGCCAAGCGCTCGCCAACTACCTTCGTGATCAGGTTGAAAGTGGCCGCCTGGCGCTTGAAGAGCCCCGTGAGGCTGCCGGTATTTTCATGGGCATGCTGCTTGGCGAGTGGCATATCGACGCCTTGCTCGGCCGCGAGCTGCGGTTTGACGAGGCAAAGTGTAATGCCCGCGCACGGCGCTGCGTGGAAATATTTCTCGCTGGTGTGACCCGCCCGCAGGCTTAA
- the epmB gene encoding EF-P beta-lysylation protein EpmB translates to MQENIIIAASKTPLTWQQQLSMAIRDPQVLCDRLGLSSQWLAGAQTGHALFDVCVPDAYLNRIAYADLNDPLLRQVLPVDKEALTPPGYVADPLEESDHQPAKGLIHKYANRVLLIASPTCAINCRYCFRRHFPYSDNAPSRAQWQEALDYLRTDTSIHEAILSGGDPLAANDRQLAWLVDQLEGIPHIKRLRVHTRLPVVIPDRVDDTLLAWLSNTRLQKVIVLHINHANEIDQAVIDACTRLKQTGVTLLNQSVLLRGVNDNVTTLATLSERLFEAGILPYYLHVLDPVQGAAHFDVADNEAKELIAELRDHLPGFLMPRLVREIPGKGSKTPL, encoded by the coding sequence TTGCAGGAGAACATCATTATTGCCGCGTCTAAGACGCCCCTGACTTGGCAACAGCAACTTTCTATGGCCATTCGCGACCCGCAGGTTCTGTGTGACCGGCTAGGATTAAGCAGCCAGTGGCTAGCAGGCGCCCAGACGGGGCATGCGCTGTTTGACGTGTGCGTGCCCGATGCTTATCTCAACAGAATAGCGTATGCCGATCTAAACGACCCGCTGCTACGCCAGGTTCTGCCCGTCGATAAAGAGGCGCTTACGCCCCCAGGCTATGTGGCTGACCCGCTGGAAGAGAGCGACCATCAACCGGCAAAAGGGTTAATCCACAAATACGCTAACCGTGTACTGTTAATTGCCAGCCCGACCTGCGCGATCAACTGCCGCTACTGCTTTCGCCGTCACTTTCCCTATAGCGACAACGCCCCTTCGCGGGCGCAGTGGCAAGAAGCGCTCGACTACCTGCGAACAGATACGTCGATCCATGAGGCGATTCTTTCCGGGGGCGACCCGCTGGCTGCCAATGACCGCCAGCTAGCATGGCTGGTTGATCAGCTTGAAGGCATCCCGCACATTAAACGACTACGCGTTCACACCCGCCTGCCGGTGGTAATACCTGACCGAGTTGACGACACCTTATTGGCATGGCTAAGCAATACGCGGCTACAGAAAGTGATCGTTTTGCACATCAACCATGCCAACGAAATTGACCAAGCCGTGATAGATGCCTGCACGCGCTTGAAGCAAACAGGCGTGACGCTACTTAACCAGAGCGTGCTACTGCGCGGCGTGAACGATAATGTGACGACGCTGGCCACTCTTTCCGAGCGCCTGTTTGAAGCAGGCATACTGCCTTACTACCTGCACGTATTGGACCCGGTACAGGGCGCGGCGCATTTTGATGTGGCGGACAATGAAGCAAAGGAACTGATCGCCGAGCTTCGTGATCACTTGCCCGGTTTTTTAATGCCACGCCTAGTGCGGGAAATCCC
- a CDS encoding sulfurtransferase: protein MSTESLSSEANLFSLIVEPEQLQEHLNDPQLLIIDVPVNGDSYRQGHVPGAVFLDFRYLMRGEGPVPNDVPSVEALSRLFSALGLTRDTHVVAYDDEGGGWAARLLWTLDLIGHTRYSYLNGGIHAWRDAGLEESSESNAPTPSDYQADILNPHALITCEEIKSKLDDKQFAVWDARSQGEYDGERGNNKHLGHIPGAVNMDWLQVMDRHRALRIRDYAELITELGALGLTPDMEVATHCQSHHRSSFTWLVGKALGFNMRGYAGSWGEWGNRDDTPIEK from the coding sequence ATGAGCACTGAAAGCCTATCGTCAGAAGCCAATCTTTTTTCGCTGATCGTAGAGCCTGAGCAGCTTCAGGAACACTTAAATGATCCCCAGCTGCTGATTATCGACGTGCCCGTTAATGGCGATAGCTATCGTCAGGGCCACGTGCCGGGGGCTGTTTTCCTCGATTTTCGCTATTTAATGCGCGGCGAAGGGCCGGTGCCCAACGACGTCCCCAGCGTTGAAGCGCTGTCCCGCCTGTTTAGTGCGCTAGGCCTGACACGCGACACCCACGTCGTGGCTTATGACGATGAAGGTGGCGGCTGGGCAGCACGCCTTCTGTGGACGCTAGACCTGATCGGCCATACCCGCTACTCCTATCTAAACGGCGGCATTCATGCCTGGCGTGACGCAGGGCTTGAGGAAAGCAGCGAATCCAACGCCCCTACTCCCAGCGACTACCAGGCTGACATTCTTAACCCGCACGCCCTTATTACGTGTGAAGAGATCAAGTCAAAGCTCGACGATAAGCAGTTCGCCGTATGGGATGCTCGCTCGCAGGGTGAATACGACGGCGAGCGGGGTAACAACAAGCACCTGGGCCATATACCGGGAGCAGTCAACATGGATTGGCTGCAGGTCATGGATCGCCATCGCGCTTTGCGTATCCGTGATTATGCCGAACTCATCACTGAGCTGGGCGCCCTGGGCCTAACGCCGGATATGGAAGTGGCGACCCACTGCCAAAGCCATCACCGCAGCAGCTTTACGTGGCTGGTAGGCAAGGCGCTGGGCTTTAATATGCGCGGCTACGCTGGCTCCTGGGGCGAGTGGGGCAACCGCGACGACACACCGATTGAGAAGTGA
- the epmA gene encoding EF-P lysine aminoacylase EpmA, producing MAIDWQPTASIETLRERARLMASVRAFFAVRNVLEVETPVLGQGGSTDVHLVSLNTLARTDRGQRSLWLQTSPEFHMKRLLAAGSGPIFQLARSFRDGEVGARHNIEFTMLEWYRPQFSLNEMIAETAALVMALLPAAPGDIVHYRYRELFHTHLAVDPFTSSLEKLRALASERGQMSAHALADEGRDTCLDLLMSMVIEPQLGQQELSVVTDYPTSQAALARRHQDADGEWVASRFELYVNGIELANGYDELTDGEEQRQRFNDDNAERRRLGLPEVDIDENLLAALEHGMPEGAGVALGIDRLIQLALGKARLEDVLAFSTPNC from the coding sequence ATGGCCATTGATTGGCAACCCACAGCGTCTATCGAAACATTGCGCGAGCGTGCGCGTTTAATGGCCAGCGTGCGAGCATTTTTTGCTGTGCGTAATGTGCTAGAAGTCGAAACGCCGGTGTTAGGGCAGGGCGGCAGCACGGATGTGCATCTGGTCTCACTGAATACCCTGGCACGCACTGACCGAGGTCAGCGCAGTCTCTGGCTGCAAACCTCGCCTGAGTTTCATATGAAGCGGCTGCTGGCTGCCGGCAGCGGGCCGATTTTTCAGCTAGCCAGAAGTTTTCGCGATGGTGAAGTGGGTGCGCGGCATAATATCGAGTTCACCATGCTGGAGTGGTATCGGCCTCAGTTTTCGCTCAATGAGATGATTGCTGAAACGGCGGCGCTGGTCATGGCCCTGCTGCCAGCGGCGCCTGGCGACATCGTGCATTATCGTTACCGCGAGCTATTTCATACCCATCTGGCGGTTGACCCCTTTACATCGTCGCTGGAAAAGCTGCGGGCGCTGGCCTCAGAGCGGGGGCAAATGTCTGCCCATGCCTTGGCCGATGAAGGGCGTGATACCTGTTTGGACTTATTGATGAGCATGGTAATTGAGCCTCAGCTTGGCCAGCAGGAGCTGAGCGTGGTCACCGATTACCCTACCAGCCAAGCGGCGCTGGCTCGACGCCATCAGGATGCGGATGGCGAGTGGGTGGCGTCTCGTTTTGAGCTTTATGTAAACGGTATTGAGCTTGCCAACGGCTACGATGAGCTAACTGATGGGGAAGAACAGCGCCAGCGCTTTAATGATGATAACGCCGAGCGGCGGCGTCTAGGTTTGCCGGAAGTGGACATTGACGAGAACCTGCTGGCAGCGCTTGAGCACGGCATGCCCGAGGGGGCTGGCGTGGCGCTGGGTATTGATCGTCTTATTCAGCTGGCGCTGGGGAAGGCGCGCCTGGAAGACGTGCTCGCGTTTTCAACACCTAACTGTTAG
- the asd gene encoding archaetidylserine decarboxylase (Phosphatidylserine decarboxylase is synthesized as a single chain precursor. Generation of the pyruvoyl active site from a Ser is coupled to cleavage of a Gly-Ser bond between the larger (beta) and smaller (alpha chains). It is an integral membrane protein.): protein MTVSQKAFSLLQYPLPHHALSRLTGHFAQCDNPWVKNNLIKAFIKRFNVDMSQALEPDPSAYATFNDFFTRALKPDARPLGEGILSPADGALSQYGRLQAGQLVQAKGHTYSAQTLLGGNTALAEEFLGGSFATVYLSPRDYHRVHMPVTGTLREMIYVPGRLFSVNQATAIYVPGLFARNERLVCIFDTEHGPLAMVLVGAMIVAAIETVWSGQVTPLSGKPQRMQFGQPITLAKGAEMGRFKLGSTVVMCFAKPVSFDESAQTTAVQMGQSLGHC from the coding sequence GTGACCGTTTCCCAAAAAGCTTTTTCGCTACTTCAATATCCGCTGCCCCACCACGCGCTTTCGCGCCTGACGGGGCATTTTGCTCAATGCGACAATCCGTGGGTGAAAAACAACCTGATTAAAGCCTTTATCAAGCGCTTTAATGTGGATATGAGCCAAGCCTTAGAGCCCGATCCTAGCGCGTACGCAACGTTCAACGACTTTTTCACCCGCGCCTTAAAGCCAGATGCTCGCCCTCTGGGTGAAGGCATACTAAGCCCGGCCGATGGCGCGCTGTCGCAATACGGGCGCCTGCAAGCGGGTCAGCTAGTGCAGGCCAAGGGTCACACTTACTCGGCTCAGACGCTGCTGGGTGGCAATACCGCTTTGGCTGAAGAGTTTCTCGGCGGCAGCTTTGCCACCGTTTATCTTTCACCGCGGGACTATCACCGCGTACATATGCCGGTCACCGGCACGCTGCGGGAAATGATTTATGTCCCGGGGAGGCTGTTCTCCGTGAATCAAGCGACGGCCATTTACGTGCCGGGGCTATTCGCACGGAATGAACGCTTGGTGTGTATTTTTGACACCGAACACGGGCCCCTTGCGATGGTCTTAGTCGGCGCGATGATTGTTGCGGCGATTGAAACCGTTTGGTCCGGGCAGGTCACGCCGCTGTCGGGCAAGCCACAGCGCATGCAATTTGGTCAGCCTATCACGTTAGCCAAAGGTGCCGAGATGGGGCGCTTCAAACTCGGCTCTACGGTAGTGATGTGCTTTGCCAAGCCCGTGAGCTTTGACGAATCGGCTCAAACCACTGCGGTTCAGATGGGTCAATCCCTGGGCCACTGCTGA
- the efp gene encoding elongation factor P, translated as MANYSTNEFKAGLKVMLDGDPCSIVENELVKPGKGQAFNRVKMRNLMTGRVGEKTFKSGDSLEGADVMDLEMEYLYTDGDMWHFMKTDGSFEQYAVEKKALGDTSKWLKEQVPYTITLWDDKAISVTPPNFIELEVVETDPGLKGDTAQGGSKPATLTSGAVVRVPLFINRGEVLKIDTRSGDYVSRA; from the coding sequence ATGGCGAACTATTCTACCAATGAATTCAAAGCCGGTTTGAAAGTAATGCTCGACGGTGACCCTTGTTCGATTGTCGAGAACGAGCTGGTCAAGCCCGGTAAAGGGCAGGCGTTTAACCGCGTTAAAATGCGTAACCTGATGACTGGCCGTGTGGGTGAGAAGACGTTCAAATCTGGTGACTCGCTGGAAGGCGCCGACGTCATGGATTTAGAGATGGAATATCTCTATACCGACGGTGACATGTGGCACTTCATGAAGACCGATGGCTCCTTCGAGCAGTATGCCGTGGAAAAGAAAGCCCTAGGCGATACCTCAAAATGGCTTAAGGAGCAGGTGCCTTATACCATTACGTTGTGGGACGACAAGGCTATTTCTGTTACGCCGCCCAACTTCATTGAGCTGGAAGTCGTCGAAACAGACCCTGGCTTGAAGGGCGATACGGCCCAGGGCGGCTCTAAGCCTGCAACGCTTACCTCGGGTGCCGTGGTACGCGTGCCGCTGTTTATCAACCGGGGCGAAGTGCTAAAAATTGATACGCGCAGTGGTGATTACGTCTCGCGCGCTTAA
- the queG gene encoding tRNA epoxyqueuosine(34) reductase QueG codes for MPDFTAVERPSDALTDEKLARLAGLIKTWGQELGFQQVGITDTELSAHEAHLDAWLEKGYHGEMGFMAKHGTKRTRPAQLEPGTQRIICVRMDYLPPEVETTKVLGQPSKAYVSRYALGRDYHKLIRKRLALLAKKIEQEVGVFGYRAFVDSAPVMERALAQKAGLGWFGKNAMLLNPKAGSLFFLGELYTDLPLPIDAPFEHEHCGSCNSCRTACPTGAIVDDKVVDSRKCISYLTIELHGAIPIEFRRAMGNRIYGCDDCQLVCPFTRFTRITQEDDFAPRHDLDRAALISLFAWGEEEFLDKTAGSPIRRIGYERWLRNIAIGLGNAPWSEATEAALWARRGFPSELVREHVAWALEEQRLKRGERIATA; via the coding sequence ATGCCGGATTTCACTGCCGTTGAACGCCCTAGCGATGCATTGACTGACGAAAAGCTTGCTCGCCTTGCTGGTCTAATCAAGACCTGGGGGCAGGAGCTCGGCTTTCAGCAAGTCGGCATCACCGATACTGAACTGTCGGCCCACGAGGCTCATCTCGACGCATGGCTAGAAAAAGGCTATCACGGCGAGATGGGCTTTATGGCCAAACACGGTACCAAACGCACGCGGCCTGCGCAGTTGGAACCCGGCACTCAGCGCATTATCTGCGTCCGAATGGATTACCTGCCCCCCGAGGTAGAAACCACCAAAGTGCTTGGCCAGCCCAGCAAAGCCTACGTATCGCGCTACGCGCTGGGGCGCGATTATCACAAGCTCATCCGTAAACGGTTAGCTCTATTAGCAAAAAAAATTGAGCAGGAAGTCGGCGTGTTCGGCTACCGCGCGTTTGTCGATTCAGCGCCGGTGATGGAGCGCGCCCTGGCCCAAAAGGCCGGGTTAGGCTGGTTTGGCAAAAATGCCATGCTGCTCAACCCTAAAGCGGGCTCGCTGTTTTTTCTTGGCGAACTTTACACCGACCTACCGCTGCCTATTGATGCGCCCTTTGAGCATGAGCACTGCGGAAGTTGCAACAGCTGCCGTACCGCCTGCCCCACCGGCGCCATCGTTGACGACAAAGTGGTCGACTCGCGCAAGTGCATTTCATATCTCACCATTGAGCTCCACGGCGCAATACCCATTGAGTTTCGCCGCGCCATGGGCAACCGGATTTATGGCTGCGACGACTGCCAGCTAGTCTGCCCTTTTACTCGCTTCACTCGCATTACCCAGGAAGATGACTTTGCACCGCGCCATGATTTAGACCGCGCAGCGCTTATCAGCCTGTTCGCCTGGGGCGAAGAGGAGTTCCTGGACAAGACCGCGGGCAGCCCCATCCGGCGCATTGGCTACGAGCGCTGGCTGCGCAACATCGCCATTGGCCTTGGCAACGCTCCATGGAGCGAGGCCACGGAAGCGGCGCTGTGGGCGCGGCGCGGCTTTCCCAGCGAACTGGTGCGCGAGCACGTGGCCTGGGCGCTGGAGGAACAGCGCCTCAAACGTGGCGAGCGTATTGCCACCGCCTAA
- a CDS encoding DHA2 family efflux MFS transporter permease subunit, with the protein MSEAAKSPTVGVSDMPSWRQRVGFIAAVFGMFMAILDIQIVASSLNEIQSGLSASADQISWVQTSYLIAEIVMIPLSGMLMRILSTRVAFTLSCAGFTLASLGCAMATSIEQLIVLRAIQGFMGGAMIPITQAVSFSIFPRRVMGSVQAVIGMVVTMAPSIGPTVGGYITETQSWHWLFLANIIPGILVCWAAWKFLDIDKPNHALARNLDLIGLALIAVFLGSLEFVLEEGPGDDWFASDRIIIFSLVCLLAGVWFFTRTLRSAHPIVDLRAFANRNFAIGAGMGFIIGIALYGLVYIMPLFFGYVRGYSSLQIGQVMFVTGVTMFLCAPIVGQATNHLDLRVMLFFGLLLVGVGTMMNSNLTVESGFWQFCVPQIVRGMGLIMCIIPASRIALGTLPPSEVGNASGLFNVMRNLGGAMGLALLDTVRDIREDYHWNQLIPAIDTGREVVVTEIAKYEAMLSGSVPDAYHAAVALLAQRVSQQAQVLAFNDIFTWMGLIYIATVPLVFLLKRIKA; encoded by the coding sequence ATGAGCGAAGCGGCCAAAAGCCCGACAGTAGGCGTCAGCGACATGCCGTCCTGGCGCCAGCGAGTCGGCTTCATTGCCGCGGTGTTTGGCATGTTTATGGCGATTCTGGATATTCAGATCGTCGCCAGCTCGCTAAACGAGATCCAGTCGGGTCTTTCGGCTAGCGCAGATCAGATATCCTGGGTGCAAACCTCTTATCTAATTGCAGAGATAGTGATGATTCCGCTATCGGGTATGCTGATGCGGATTCTTTCGACCCGCGTAGCCTTTACCCTCTCCTGCGCGGGCTTTACCTTGGCAAGCCTTGGCTGCGCCATGGCCACGTCAATCGAACAACTTATCGTATTGCGCGCCATTCAGGGCTTCATGGGTGGCGCGATGATTCCGATTACGCAAGCGGTCAGCTTCTCGATCTTTCCCCGCCGAGTGATGGGCAGCGTACAGGCAGTGATTGGTATGGTCGTGACCATGGCGCCTTCAATCGGCCCCACGGTGGGCGGCTACATCACCGAAACCCAGAGCTGGCACTGGCTATTCTTAGCCAATATCATTCCGGGAATATTGGTGTGCTGGGCAGCATGGAAATTTTTAGATATCGACAAACCAAATCACGCGCTGGCCCGCAACCTTGATCTTATCGGCCTGGCCCTGATCGCGGTGTTTCTAGGCTCACTTGAGTTCGTTCTTGAAGAGGGCCCGGGCGATGACTGGTTCGCCAGTGACCGCATCATTATCTTCAGCCTGGTATGTCTACTGGCGGGCGTATGGTTTTTCACTCGCACATTGCGCAGCGCTCACCCGATTGTCGACTTGCGCGCCTTCGCCAACCGTAACTTTGCGATCGGCGCCGGCATGGGCTTTATTATCGGCATCGCGCTGTATGGGCTGGTCTATATCATGCCGCTGTTCTTTGGCTACGTACGCGGCTACTCGAGCCTACAGATTGGCCAAGTCATGTTTGTCACCGGGGTAACGATGTTCCTGTGTGCGCCAATCGTCGGCCAGGCCACTAATCATCTAGACCTTCGCGTGATGCTATTTTTTGGTTTGCTGCTGGTAGGCGTGGGCACCATGATGAACAGCAACCTCACCGTGGAGTCAGGGTTCTGGCAGTTCTGCGTGCCGCAAATTGTGCGTGGGATGGGGCTGATCATGTGCATCATTCCGGCCTCGCGAATCGCGCTAGGCACCCTTCCTCCCAGCGAAGTTGGCAATGCCAGCGGGCTGTTTAACGTGATGCGCAATTTAGGCGGCGCCATGGGGCTTGCGCTGCTTGATACGGTACGCGACATCCGCGAAGACTATCACTGGAATCAGCTAATCCCAGCCATCGACACCGGCCGCGAGGTGGTGGTGACGGAAATCGCCAAGTATGAAGCCATGCTCAGCGGATCGGTGCCTGATGCCTATCACGCGGCCGTTGCCCTGCTGGCGCAGCGAGTCTCACAGCAGGCCCAGGTGTTGGCCTTTAACGATATCTTTACGTGGATGGGCCTGATCTATATCGCCACGGTACCGCTAGTGTTTCTACTCAAGCGCATCAAGGCATAA
- the orn gene encoding oligoribonuclease yields the protein MSNDTTETDVPRDDLLIWIDLEMTGLDPNKERIIEVATLITDADLNVVAEGPVMAVKQPDSLLAQMDDWNQKTHGESGLVARVKASQVETAEAEQKTLAFLKQYAVAGSSPMCGNSIHQDRRFLEREMPELLNFFHYRNLDVSTLKEVAKRWNPSALAGFSKRNVHLAMDDIKESIAELAHYRTTFLRVDQGRDEEE from the coding sequence ATGAGCAATGATACGACCGAGACCGACGTGCCCCGCGATGACTTATTGATATGGATAGACCTGGAAATGACCGGTCTAGATCCTAATAAGGAGCGCATTATTGAAGTGGCAACGCTGATTACCGATGCGGATTTGAACGTGGTGGCAGAAGGGCCGGTCATGGCCGTGAAGCAGCCCGACAGCCTGCTGGCGCAGATGGATGATTGGAATCAGAAAACCCACGGCGAATCGGGTCTGGTTGCTCGGGTGAAAGCCAGTCAGGTGGAAACCGCAGAAGCTGAGCAGAAAACCTTGGCGTTTTTAAAGCAGTACGCCGTGGCCGGGTCGTCACCGATGTGCGGCAATAGCATCCATCAGGATCGGCGTTTTTTAGAGCGTGAAATGCCTGAGCTTCTCAACTTCTTTCACTATCGCAATCTCGATGTATCGACGTTGAAAGAAGTGGCGAAACGCTGGAACCCAAGCGCGCTGGCAGGCTTTAGTAAGCGCAACGTGCACCTAGCAATGGACGACATTAAAGAGTCTATTGCCGAACTTGCCCACTATCGAACGACTTTTTTACGCGTTGATCAGGGCCGCGACGAAGAAGAGTAG